One genomic segment of Ignavibacteriota bacterium includes these proteins:
- a CDS encoding rod shape-determining protein, protein MGIFDIFSTDIAIDLGTANTVIYVKGKGIVLNEPSIVAFDRNTKKIIALGNKAKEMMGREHRQIRVSRPMRDGVIADFEIAEGMIREFIKKVNRGAFSSRRIVVAVPSGVTEVEKRAVRDSAEHAGAKEVHLIAEPMAAAIGVGIDVSAPVGNMILDIGGGTTEIAVIALDGIVNEESLRIAGDEMNNAIIQFFKKNYNLLIGERTGEKIKCEVGSAVPLKEEITIQVKGRDLVGGIPKTVEVSSVEIRDALNENITQIVEGVKQSLERTPPELSADILDRGVIITGGGALLKGLDERIRMETNLPVHIADNPLLAVVNGAGKVIENMNKYSKVFIRKRSY, encoded by the coding sequence ATGGGAATTTTTGATATATTTTCAACTGATATAGCAATTGATCTTGGTACTGCAAACACAGTAATTTATGTTAAAGGAAAAGGTATTGTATTGAATGAACCTTCAATTGTAGCATTTGATAGAAATACAAAAAAAATTATTGCACTTGGAAATAAAGCTAAAGAAATGATGGGAAGAGAACATCGCCAAATAAGAGTCTCAAGACCAATGCGCGATGGTGTAATTGCAGATTTTGAAATTGCAGAAGGCATGATTAGAGAATTTATTAAGAAAGTAAATCGCGGTGCATTTTCGAGCAGAAGAATTGTTGTTGCAGTTCCAAGCGGAGTTACAGAAGTTGAAAAACGTGCTGTAAGAGACAGTGCTGAACATGCCGGTGCAAAAGAAGTTCATTTAATTGCAGAGCCAATGGCTGCAGCAATTGGAGTTGGAATAGATGTGAGTGCACCAGTTGGAAATATGATCCTTGATATAGGCGGCGGAACAACGGAAATTGCGGTAATTGCGTTAGACGGAATTGTAAACGAAGAATCACTTAGAATTGCCGGTGATGAAATGAATAATGCCATAATTCAATTCTTCAAGAAAAATTATAATCTTCTAATTGGCGAACGTACCGGAGAAAAAATTAAATGTGAAGTTGGCTCTGCGGTTCCATTAAAAGAGGAAATTACAATTCAAGTTAAAGGAAGAGATTTAGTTGGAGGCATTCCTAAAACCGTTGAAGTTAGTTCTGTTGAAATAAGAGATGCTCTAAATGAAAATATTACACAAATTGTTGAGGGTGTAAAGCAGTCATTAGAGAGAACTCCGCCTGAACTTTCTGCAGATATTTTGGATAGAGGTGTAATTATAACCGGTGGAGGTGCATTATTAAAAGGATTAGATGAAAGAATAAGAATGGAAACAAATTTACCTGTTCACATTGCAGATAATCCTTTGTTGGCTGTTGTAAATGGTGCCGGAAAAGTTATTGAAAATATGAATAAGTATTCCAAAGTTTTTATTCGTAAAAGAAGTTACTGA
- the purH gene encoding bifunctional phosphoribosylaminoimidazolecarboxamide formyltransferase/IMP cyclohydrolase, whose protein sequence is MKKKALISVSDKTGIVDLAKSLIKNNYEILATGNTSKLLKENNIECIEISVYTGSPEIFHGRLKTLHPKIFGGILYRRDNENDLSEASENSIDPIDIVCVNLYPFAKVVNQDVDQQTKIENIDIGGPSLIRAASKNFKFISVLTNPTQYLPFIEELEKSEISEITKSKLAGEAFSHTAQYDKIIADFFEREVIQEQKNLRISFPLHSELRYGENPHQKAYLYGNLYENFIPLHGKELSYNNIIDLIAAVDLVKELDNNSCAIIKHTNPCGAATGNDVFDAYKKALSCDPVSAFGGIVAFNNEVNIKTAEKLNEIFTEVICAPSFEEGALEILKQKKNRRVIKVIAESGNTKLQFKSIPNGIIAQEPDNSIFPINELKTVTEKQISEDQLKELKFAWVVCKHTKSNAIVFCKDQMAIGVGAGQMSRVDSSRIAVEKAKQNGHNLQNAVAASDAFFPFADGVEEIAESGIIAIVQPGGSVRDDEVIAAANKKNISMVFTGIRNFKH, encoded by the coding sequence TTGAAGAAGAAAGCATTAATAAGTGTTTCTGATAAAACTGGCATTGTTGATTTAGCGAAATCATTAATAAAAAATAATTATGAAATTTTAGCAACCGGAAATACATCTAAACTTCTAAAAGAAAATAATATAGAGTGTATAGAAATATCAGTGTACACAGGCTCGCCGGAAATATTTCATGGAAGATTAAAAACTTTACACCCAAAAATTTTTGGCGGAATTTTATACAGACGAGATAACGAAAATGATTTATCTGAAGCGAGTGAAAATTCGATTGATCCGATTGATATAGTTTGCGTTAATTTATATCCATTTGCAAAAGTTGTAAATCAAGATGTAGATCAGCAGACTAAAATTGAAAATATTGATATTGGCGGACCAAGTTTAATTCGTGCTGCTTCAAAAAACTTTAAATTTATTTCTGTTTTAACAAATCCAACCCAATATTTACCTTTTATTGAAGAATTAGAAAAATCTGAAATTAGTGAAATAACAAAAAGCAAACTTGCTGGTGAAGCATTTTCTCACACAGCTCAATATGATAAAATAATTGCAGATTTTTTTGAACGAGAAGTTATACAAGAACAGAAAAATTTAAGAATTAGTTTTCCTTTGCATAGCGAATTAAGATACGGAGAAAATCCACATCAGAAAGCTTATCTTTATGGAAATTTATATGAGAATTTTATTCCGCTTCATGGTAAAGAACTTTCTTATAATAATATAATTGATTTAATTGCGGCTGTAGATTTAGTGAAAGAACTCGATAATAATTCGTGTGCAATTATTAAGCATACAAATCCGTGCGGAGCCGCAACCGGAAATGATGTATTTGATGCATACAAAAAAGCTTTATCTTGCGATCCCGTTTCTGCATTTGGCGGAATCGTTGCTTTCAATAATGAAGTAAATATTAAAACTGCAGAAAAATTAAATGAAATATTTACAGAAGTAATTTGTGCTCCGTCATTTGAAGAAGGAGCTTTAGAAATTTTGAAGCAGAAGAAAAACAGAAGAGTTATAAAAGTTATTGCTGAAAGTGGTAATACAAAGTTGCAATTTAAAAGTATCCCGAATGGAATTATTGCTCAAGAACCGGACAATAGTATTTTTCCGATAAATGAATTAAAAACTGTAACTGAAAAACAAATTTCGGAAGATCAGTTAAAAGAATTAAAATTTGCGTGGGTTGTTTGCAAACATACAAAATCCAACGCAATTGTTTTCTGTAAAGATCAAATGGCAATTGGAGTTGGAGCCGGACAAATGTCAAGAGTAGATTCATCAAGAATTGCAGTTGAAAAGGCAAAACAAAACGGACATAATTTACAAAATGCAGTTGCAGCTTCTGATGCATTTTTTCCTTTTGCAGATGGAGTAGAAGAAATTGCAGAAAGCGGAATAATAGCAATTGTTCAACCCGGCGGCTCAGTTAGAGATGATGAAGTAATTGCTGCAGCAAATAAAAAAAATATTTCAATGGTATTTACCGGAATTAGAAATTTTAAACATTAA
- a CDS encoding phosphoribosylglycinamide formyltransferase: MLKLAVFVSGRGSNLSAIIQKIKSGKLNAEVLAVISDKNDCKAFEICEVEGIEKFVISSISENSEYIIYDELIKILFAKKIELIVLAGFLKKIPTTFVNTFKNKIINIHPALLPAFGGKGMYGINVHKAVFESSAKASGATIHFVDEIYDNGKIIDQKVVDISDVKSPEEIAERVLKVEHEILPYVIQKFAENKICLIENRVIINRD, encoded by the coding sequence ATGCTAAAATTAGCTGTTTTTGTTTCCGGAAGAGGTTCAAATTTATCTGCAATAATTCAAAAAATTAAAAGCGGAAAATTAAATGCCGAAGTTTTAGCAGTTATAAGTGATAAAAATGATTGTAAAGCATTTGAAATTTGCGAAGTTGAAGGAATTGAAAAATTTGTTATAAGTAGTATTTCGGAAAATTCCGAATATATAATTTACGATGAATTGATAAAAATACTTTTTGCTAAAAAAATTGAATTAATAGTTTTAGCGGGATTTCTAAAAAAAATTCCAACTACTTTCGTAAATACTTTTAAGAATAAAATTATAAATATACATCCGGCTTTGCTTCCGGCTTTTGGCGGAAAAGGAATGTACGGAATAAATGTTCACAAAGCAGTTTTCGAATCTTCGGCAAAAGCAAGTGGCGCAACAATTCATTTTGTTGATGAAATTTATGATAATGGAAAAATTATTGATCAAAAAGTTGTTGATATTTCTGATGTGAAATCACCGGAAGAAATTGCTGAAAGAGTTTTAAAAGTTGAGCATGAAATACTTCCTTATGTAATTCAAAAATTTGCAGAAAATAAAATTTGTTTAATTGAAAATAGAGTAATAATAAATCGGGATTAA
- a CDS encoding tetratricopeptide repeat protein, protein MIKIILFLFATVCFGQSFNNYHNLVERSDRLIYNYEFEKAIDLLNSAIEKKRERPEAFLILSKIYLWYYLGSSNSSDLKLFENYADSVISKCNNIIDDNNDINILYLLGNIYKYKAMMSAANANSLDAFWATKTSVGFYEDVLEIDSTYYSAQGGIGIFEYALTYVPSFFSWALTFTGLSADDNNGFELVKKAYYKGKKDKIELQFHLAKLYDEYLADYKSAIKLLDPLVEEFPQNNILQYQRAIEFIKSKNLNKAKIDLEEILKNGHPKFSQTISFTKFLLGDVYFRQNNFEKALEYYQQFLQTTKTIDYTGIASLRAAICNHFLDNQNEFRKYAVLASNGNQDIEDDNYAKELSLKFLENGLNKEWEFQIKIENLYLAGNNKKVIESVNEIVDTIESEEIKSLLLNYKTSSLIELNKFSDAKKIANQLKNYDLQSSFWIKPMAYVNLAKINMAEKKYSAAKQYVQAVSEIDNYSRKNQIKSYLNKIKIDLKGKKL, encoded by the coding sequence TTGATTAAAATAATTTTATTTTTATTTGCCACTGTTTGTTTTGGACAAAGTTTTAATAATTATCATAATTTAGTTGAAAGAAGTGATAGATTAATCTACAATTATGAATTTGAAAAAGCTATCGATTTATTAAATTCTGCTATAGAAAAAAAACGTGAAAGACCTGAAGCGTTTTTAATTTTATCGAAAATTTATTTATGGTATTATTTAGGAAGCAGCAATTCAAGCGATTTAAAACTTTTTGAAAATTACGCAGATTCTGTCATTTCAAAATGTAATAATATTATTGATGATAATAACGATATCAACATTTTATATTTGCTTGGTAATATTTACAAATACAAAGCAATGATGAGCGCCGCTAATGCAAATTCGTTAGATGCATTTTGGGCAACAAAAACTTCCGTCGGTTTTTATGAAGATGTTCTTGAAATCGATTCAACATATTATTCTGCGCAAGGTGGAATTGGAATTTTTGAATATGCTCTAACATATGTACCGTCTTTTTTTTCATGGGCTTTAACTTTTACGGGACTTTCTGCTGACGACAATAACGGATTTGAGTTAGTAAAAAAAGCATATTACAAAGGAAAGAAAGATAAAATTGAGTTGCAGTTTCATCTTGCAAAATTGTATGATGAATATTTAGCAGATTATAAAAGTGCAATAAAATTGCTCGATCCATTAGTTGAAGAATTCCCACAAAATAATATATTGCAATATCAAAGAGCAATTGAATTTATAAAATCCAAAAATTTGAATAAAGCAAAAATCGATTTAGAAGAAATTTTAAAAAACGGTCATCCAAAATTTTCACAAACAATTTCTTTTACAAAATTTTTATTGGGTGATGTTTATTTTAGACAAAATAATTTTGAAAAAGCTCTCGAATATTATCAGCAATTTTTACAAACGACAAAGACAATTGATTATACGGGAATTGCATCTTTAAGAGCTGCAATTTGTAATCATTTTTTGGATAACCAAAATGAATTTAGAAAATATGCAGTCTTGGCATCAAATGGAAATCAAGATATTGAAGATGATAATTATGCAAAAGAACTAAGTCTTAAATTTTTGGAAAATGGTTTGAATAAAGAATGGGAATTTCAAATAAAAATTGAAAATTTATACTTAGCCGGAAATAATAAAAAAGTTATTGAAAGTGTAAATGAAATTGTTGATACAATTGAATCGGAAGAAATTAAATCACTTTTATTAAATTATAAAACTTCCTCACTTATTGAATTAAATAAATTTTCTGATGCGAAAAAAATTGCCAATCAATTAAAAAATTATGATTTGCAAAGTTCATTCTGGATAAAACCAATGGCTTATGTAAATTTGGCAAAAATTAATATGGCAGAAAAAAAATATTCTGCGGCAAAACAATATGTTCAAGCTGTTTCTGAAATTGATAATTACAGTAGAAAAAACCAAATAAAATCATATTTAAACAAAATAAAAATTGATTTAAAAGGTAAAAAACTATAA
- a CDS encoding CTP synthase: MRIKKKVKFVFVTGGVVSSLGKGITAASLGLLLKQRGYSVTIQKFDPYINVDPGTMSPFQHGEVYVTDDGAETDLDLGHYERFLDENMSKANNTTTGQVYHEVISKERQGDYLGATVQVIPHITDEIKRRMLLLASLGKYDIIITEIGGTVGDIESLPFMEAMRQLMIELGRKNAINIHVTLVPYIQSAGELKTKPTQHSVKALLELGIQPNILVCRSELELSQEIRNKIGLFCNVDSKEVISAYDCSTIYEVPLNLHRQEFDKLVLKKLKLSDINIHLEKWEEFVSKVKNPTGSVNIAVCGKYTDYLDAYKSITESFIHAGAENDVKVHVKYISAEDFIKRKPENLLKGMDGVLVPGGFGERGIEGKLVAIKYVRENKIPFFGICLGLQCAVIEFSRNVLGIKKANSAEFVKNQFNVIHIMPEQLKIKAKGGTMRLGSYPCLVTKGTKTKSAYKKEKINERHRHRYEVNNKYRDDLEKNGMLISGISPDGELVEMIELVDHPWFVGCQFHPELKSRATNAHPLFRDFVKAAVEYSLGKKEN; encoded by the coding sequence ATGAGAATTAAGAAAAAAGTGAAGTTTGTTTTTGTTACCGGGGGAGTCGTTTCTTCACTTGGAAAAGGTATAACCGCTGCGTCTTTAGGATTACTTCTTAAACAAAGAGGTTATTCCGTTACAATTCAAAAATTTGATCCTTATATTAATGTTGATCCTGGCACAATGAGCCCTTTTCAGCACGGCGAAGTTTATGTAACCGATGATGGTGCGGAAACCGATCTTGATCTTGGACATTATGAAAGATTTCTTGACGAAAATATGTCAAAAGCTAATAATACAACTACGGGACAAGTTTATCATGAAGTAATTTCTAAAGAACGACAAGGAGATTATCTTGGAGCAACCGTTCAGGTAATTCCACATATAACCGATGAAATAAAAAGAAGAATGTTATTGCTAGCAAGTTTAGGAAAATATGATATCATAATTACAGAAATTGGCGGAACCGTTGGCGATATTGAAAGTTTACCGTTTATGGAAGCAATGCGCCAATTGATGATTGAATTAGGCAGAAAAAATGCAATAAATATTCATGTAACACTTGTTCCATATATTCAATCAGCCGGTGAACTTAAAACAAAACCAACTCAGCATAGCGTAAAGGCTTTGTTGGAATTAGGAATTCAGCCGAATATTTTAGTATGCAGATCAGAATTGGAATTATCTCAAGAAATTAGAAATAAAATTGGATTATTCTGCAATGTTGATTCTAAAGAAGTAATTTCTGCTTACGATTGTTCAACAATCTATGAAGTTCCATTAAATCTCCACAGACAAGAATTTGATAAATTAGTTTTGAAAAAGTTAAAACTTTCCGATATAAATATTCATCTTGAAAAGTGGGAAGAATTTGTTTCAAAAGTTAAAAATCCAACCGGTTCTGTTAATATTGCCGTCTGCGGAAAATATACGGATTATTTAGATGCGTATAAAAGTATTACGGAATCTTTTATTCATGCCGGTGCAGAAAATGATGTTAAAGTTCATGTTAAATATATCAGCGCAGAAGATTTTATAAAACGCAAACCTGAAAATCTTTTAAAGGGAATGGATGGAGTTTTAGTTCCCGGAGGTTTTGGGGAACGGGGAATTGAAGGAAAATTAGTTGCAATTAAATATGTTAGAGAAAATAAAATTCCTTTCTTTGGAATTTGTTTGGGTTTACAATGTGCCGTAATTGAATTTTCAAGAAATGTCTTAGGAATTAAAAAAGCAAATAGTGCGGAATTTGTTAAAAATCAATTTAACGTAATCCATATTATGCCTGAGCAATTAAAAATTAAAGCTAAAGGCGGAACTATGAGATTGGGCTCTTATCCTTGTTTAGTTACAAAAGGAACCAAAACAAAAAGTGCATATAAAAAAGAAAAAATTAACGAGCGTCACAGACATCGATATGAAGTAAACAATAAATACAGAGATGATTTGGAAAAAAACGGAATGTTAATTAGCGGAATTTCTCCAGATGGCGAATTAGTAGAAATGATAGAATTGGTTGATCATCCTTGGTTTGTTGGTTGTCAATTTCATCCAGAATTAAAATCCAGAGCAACTAATGCTCACCCTCTATTTAGAGATTTTGTGAAAGCTGCCGTTGAATATTCGTTAGGGAAAAAAGAGAATTGA